The following proteins are co-located in the Mycolicibacterium goodii genome:
- a CDS encoding N-acyl homoserine lactonase family protein: MTSISSVYALKYASRPECRASEAFYRYDLYGESDRAIGMDYFFWIAQNDDDSVVIDCGFNPEIGRARHREIEVPPTELLARVGTKPADVKHVVLSHMHFDHVGNTGLFPNATFYMARKELEYWTGPYRDRPNFSWSVAPEEVRHLESLHRDGRLLLVDDDTEIAPGIRTLRYPGHTPGQLVTAVESAGRTVVIASDAAHYYAEIDHDRPFYIFTDMEKLFASYDSLRDMSSRPDVDVVPGHDPLVSRRYAEVEPGCFDLTRQR, encoded by the coding sequence ATGACATCAATCAGCAGTGTGTACGCCTTGAAGTATGCAAGCCGACCCGAATGTCGAGCGAGCGAGGCCTTCTACCGGTATGACCTCTACGGTGAATCCGATCGTGCGATCGGCATGGACTACTTCTTCTGGATTGCGCAGAACGACGACGACAGCGTGGTCATCGACTGCGGGTTCAATCCCGAGATCGGCCGCGCGCGTCACCGCGAGATCGAGGTGCCACCAACGGAATTACTGGCCAGAGTCGGTACCAAACCAGCTGATGTGAAGCACGTCGTTCTCAGTCATATGCATTTCGACCACGTCGGAAATACCGGCCTCTTCCCGAACGCCACGTTCTACATGGCACGCAAGGAGCTTGAGTATTGGACCGGCCCTTATCGCGACCGCCCGAACTTCTCCTGGTCGGTCGCGCCCGAAGAGGTCCGCCATCTCGAATCACTCCATCGGGATGGCCGGTTGCTTCTGGTTGACGACGACACGGAAATCGCTCCGGGGATTCGGACGCTTCGATATCCCGGACACACGCCGGGCCAATTGGTGACAGCGGTCGAATCGGCGGGCCGCACAGTTGTCATAGCGTCGGATGCCGCCCACTACTATGCCGAGATCGACCACGACCGGCCCTTCTACATCTTCACCGACATGGAGAAGCTGTTCGCGTCGTATGACTCGCTTCGAGACATGTCATCGAGACCGGACGTGGATGTCGTCCCCGGCCATGATCCCCTCGTCAGTCGCCGGTACGCTGAGGTAGAACCAGGCTGCTTTGATCTGACTCGCCAGCGCTGA
- a CDS encoding ABC transporter ATP-binding protein — MLNIVDLEKAFPAKGNQDRVPVLKGISLSVEKGEFFTLLGPSGCGKTTILRCIAGLETPDSGQITVADTPLFSSVKNMNVPANRRGLGMVFQSYAIWPHMDVAQNVAFPLKARPRNSRPSNKDIDRKVDEALSKVELSHVKRHRATDLSGGQQQRLALARALVMESPLTLFDEPLSNLDAKLRDGMRFELKRLQRELQITAIYVTHDQVEALAMSTTIAVLKGGSVEQIGRPRDIYEAPASLFVADFIGTSNFISGKVTGQEGAGVWRVETAVGEVLAMVTSDRPLPAGTEVSVSVRPQDIGMVKEPAAVRGVGRWPGTVRAREYLGEYVDHFVEVDGTNIRVRTGARTSVGPDTEVMLSLEPGYSTLLPQQ; from the coding sequence ATGCTGAATATTGTCGACCTCGAGAAAGCCTTTCCCGCCAAGGGCAACCAGGACCGAGTTCCTGTGCTCAAGGGCATATCACTGTCAGTGGAGAAGGGCGAATTCTTCACCCTGCTGGGACCTTCCGGTTGCGGCAAGACAACCATTCTGCGCTGCATCGCCGGCTTGGAGACTCCCGACTCCGGTCAGATCACCGTGGCGGACACACCGTTGTTCTCGTCCGTGAAGAACATGAATGTGCCTGCCAACAGGCGCGGCCTGGGCATGGTGTTCCAGTCGTATGCGATCTGGCCACACATGGACGTGGCGCAGAACGTGGCCTTTCCCTTGAAGGCGCGCCCGCGCAATAGCCGCCCCAGTAACAAGGACATCGACCGCAAGGTCGACGAGGCCTTGTCGAAGGTCGAGCTCAGCCACGTGAAGCGGCACCGGGCAACCGACCTCTCCGGTGGGCAGCAACAACGCTTGGCGCTGGCCCGAGCCCTTGTCATGGAATCACCGTTGACCCTGTTTGACGAGCCGCTGTCCAACCTCGACGCCAAACTGCGCGACGGCATGCGCTTCGAGCTCAAGCGATTACAGCGTGAGCTGCAGATCACTGCGATCTACGTGACTCACGACCAGGTTGAGGCGCTCGCCATGTCGACCACCATCGCAGTCCTGAAAGGCGGCTCGGTGGAGCAGATCGGCCGCCCGCGGGACATCTACGAGGCGCCGGCTTCGTTGTTCGTCGCCGACTTCATCGGCACGTCGAACTTCATCTCGGGCAAGGTCACCGGGCAGGAGGGCGCCGGTGTCTGGCGCGTGGAGACTGCGGTCGGCGAGGTTCTCGCCATGGTGACGAGCGATCGACCGCTGCCGGCCGGAACCGAGGTCTCGGTGTCGGTCAGGCCCCAAGACATCGGCATGGTCAAGGAGCCCGCAGCGGTTCGAGGGGTCGGTCGCTGGCCGGGAACCGTGCGCGCCCGCGAGTACCTGGGGGAGTATGTCGATCACTTCGTAGAGGTGGACGGCACCAACATCCGTGTGCGCACCGGTGCGCGGACCTCGGTGGGCCCTGACACCGAGGTGATGCTTTCCCTCGAGCCGGGCTACAGCACGTTGCTGCCCCAGCAGTGA
- a CDS encoding cytochrome P450: protein MWLTFSHEHSRTAYRESDQFIAEGAQRSFWNSLPSGLRAELPTVAYVEETPALQTADGKLHLKHRRAVSRPLAPKSLVAMRERVDELCAQQSDALRLADHPDLVRDYATPLAYRVLLGIFGVPLSFVPIFIEAGEARVRFHSYGCNDHEVAFAYEDSLVTLKKALGEVIASTAPSDDTLVAHMARLSRTGTFSADEVFHILRVFFTAAQDNLVYSLPLTMMYLLRIPPQRSLVCADPANAERAYVEAARIDPHTHGNRRIVAYDCELGGAQLQAGQGIFALRAAANRDPDAWTDPNAFELRRDQNEPPGGSLTFGQGPHVCMGEGLAR from the coding sequence ATGTGGTTGACGTTCAGTCATGAGCACTCGCGTACCGCATATCGGGAGAGCGACCAGTTTATCGCCGAGGGGGCTCAGCGGAGTTTCTGGAACAGTCTCCCATCGGGCCTCCGGGCTGAATTGCCGACGGTCGCTTACGTCGAGGAAACGCCGGCGCTGCAGACTGCTGACGGCAAACTCCATTTGAAGCACCGTCGCGCAGTCTCGCGACCGTTGGCGCCAAAGAGCCTTGTGGCAATGCGTGAGCGGGTTGACGAGCTGTGCGCACAACAGTCCGACGCTCTCCGGTTGGCGGACCATCCGGATCTGGTACGGGACTACGCCACGCCGCTGGCGTATCGCGTGCTGCTTGGGATCTTCGGTGTGCCCCTCTCCTTCGTGCCCATATTCATCGAGGCGGGCGAGGCGCGCGTTCGCTTTCATAGCTACGGCTGTAACGACCATGAGGTCGCATTCGCGTACGAGGACTCGCTCGTCACTTTGAAGAAAGCACTCGGTGAGGTCATCGCATCGACCGCTCCGAGCGATGACACGTTGGTTGCCCATATGGCCCGCCTAAGTCGGACGGGCACCTTTTCGGCCGATGAGGTATTCCATATACTGCGGGTTTTTTTTACCGCAGCTCAGGATAATTTGGTTTACAGCCTGCCGCTGACAATGATGTACCTGCTGCGAATTCCGCCTCAGCGGAGCCTTGTCTGTGCAGACCCTGCCAACGCCGAACGAGCATATGTGGAGGCGGCACGGATCGATCCCCATACCCACGGGAACCGCAGAATAGTGGCTTATGATTGCGAACTCGGCGGTGCGCAGCTCCAGGCAGGACAGGGGATTTTTGCCCTGAGGGCTGCCGCGAATCGCGACCCCGACGCGTGGACGGACCCAAATGCGTTCGAGCTGCGACGAGATCAAAATGAGCCCCCGGGCGGCAGTCTCACCTTCGGGCAAGGACCGCACGTTTGTATGGGGGAAGGACTCGCCAGATGA
- a CDS encoding ABC transporter substrate-binding protein: protein METEMKIRMAGLPALAGGLSIALLVAACGPSPIESGGKSAFGGGASDEALQAVYAQVEGLTGTARTDRLVQLAKEDGGQVGWYYVGKMDPLVKAFEEQTGLKISGYQGVSEDLAERAGQEFRTNQQGSDLVLGAAVDLRTMDGEGILGELKSPALDDVDEGFKGYNAIAPYANVMVLSYNKDLVPPDKQPTSYEDLFRNPPSGMGVETGDWQWYENLVRKYFMEQKGMSEQQAIDLITNGLRSAQQVEGHSLLVELLASGQYGATPNSFAHSIEPLVKAQSPVTYAASKGDTPPFLLTNAMALTRGGPNPAGGLVLLEWLMSPDGGQKIFADMNYGTTSNKYTGPTVVDQYSNAIVADLYLTDTPDDVRNWQVKYQELLQSIGGRPAS from the coding sequence ATGGAGACGGAAATGAAGATTCGGATGGCGGGGTTGCCGGCGCTCGCAGGCGGACTGAGCATCGCCCTGTTGGTCGCTGCGTGTGGGCCGTCGCCGATCGAATCCGGTGGCAAGAGCGCATTCGGCGGCGGCGCGTCGGATGAGGCGCTGCAGGCGGTTTACGCCCAGGTCGAGGGCCTCACCGGCACCGCGCGGACGGACCGACTGGTGCAGCTGGCGAAGGAGGACGGGGGACAGGTCGGCTGGTATTACGTCGGCAAGATGGACCCTCTGGTCAAGGCATTCGAGGAGCAGACCGGCCTGAAGATCTCGGGGTACCAAGGAGTCTCAGAGGATCTGGCCGAGCGTGCCGGACAGGAATTCAGGACCAACCAGCAGGGTTCGGATCTCGTGCTCGGAGCGGCCGTCGACCTGCGAACCATGGACGGCGAAGGGATCCTCGGCGAATTGAAGTCGCCGGCGCTCGACGACGTCGACGAGGGCTTCAAGGGCTACAACGCAATCGCCCCGTACGCGAACGTCATGGTGCTGAGCTACAACAAGGACCTCGTCCCGCCTGACAAACAGCCCACCAGCTACGAGGATCTCTTTCGTAATCCGCCGAGCGGCATGGGTGTCGAAACCGGCGACTGGCAGTGGTACGAGAACCTGGTGCGCAAGTACTTCATGGAGCAGAAGGGGATGAGCGAGCAGCAGGCGATCGACCTCATCACCAATGGGCTGCGGAGTGCTCAGCAGGTCGAAGGGCACTCCCTGTTGGTGGAGCTACTGGCCAGCGGTCAGTACGGCGCGACCCCAAATTCGTTCGCGCACAGCATCGAACCACTTGTGAAGGCGCAGTCGCCGGTCACCTACGCGGCGAGCAAAGGAGACACGCCGCCGTTCCTGCTCACCAATGCCATGGCGTTGACCAGAGGGGGGCCCAACCCAGCCGGCGGGCTGGTGCTACTCGAATGGTTGATGAGTCCCGATGGGGGACAGAAGATATTCGCCGACATGAACTACGGCACGACGAGTAACAAGTACACCGGACCCACCGTCGTCGACCAGTACTCGAACGCCATCGTGGCTGATCTCTACCTGACCGACACCCCGGACGACGTCCGAAACTGGCAGGTCAAGTACCAGGAACTGCTGCAGTCCATCGGCGGGAGGCCCGCTAGCTGA
- a CDS encoding MFS transporter, producing the protein MLAAGMIGTLIEYFDFLVYATVSGLVFGKLFFPTDNEFVGAMLAISTFAVGFLVRPIGGIVFGHIGDRYGRRRVLSITITMMGIATALIGVLPTYSTIGIAAPIILVILRITQGLGVGGEYGAASTMVIEHADQTGRRGLFGGLNASAGSSGFLLATGLLAALTTLTTDEQFEAWGWRVPFLLSAVLLAVGFYIRYHVPESPVMRAAVEQGRTVSRPLLEAFRHHPRQVAIALAAPTGSFVGYYVILVFSAPYAANVSEHDESALLALLTVGQIAYLFAVVGWAWWSDKVGRRLPMLIGSGGLMVWGFVFFPLLLSGSLTATLVAFSVALVLLGAIYGPLATFLAELFGTEVRLSGLSFGFQVSGAWAGGLSPVIATALVGHGGTWLPVAFMIAIAAATTVIAVWFSKDGRHRDLRDSATVRKS; encoded by the coding sequence GTGCTCGCGGCGGGCATGATCGGAACATTGATCGAGTACTTCGACTTCCTCGTCTACGCCACGGTGTCGGGCCTGGTTTTCGGGAAGCTGTTCTTCCCGACCGACAACGAGTTCGTGGGCGCGATGCTCGCGATCTCGACCTTTGCGGTCGGCTTTCTGGTCCGGCCGATCGGAGGCATCGTGTTCGGCCACATCGGTGACCGGTATGGCCGCCGACGAGTCCTGTCGATCACTATCACCATGATGGGTATCGCGACGGCTTTGATCGGGGTACTGCCGACGTATTCGACAATCGGTATCGCGGCCCCGATCATCCTCGTTATCTTGCGGATCACACAAGGATTGGGTGTGGGCGGCGAGTACGGTGCCGCGTCGACAATGGTGATCGAACACGCTGACCAAACCGGTCGCCGTGGGCTGTTCGGTGGCCTGAACGCAAGTGCAGGATCATCTGGATTTCTCTTGGCGACAGGACTTCTGGCGGCCCTGACGACCCTGACGACCGACGAGCAGTTCGAGGCGTGGGGCTGGCGAGTTCCGTTCCTGCTCAGCGCCGTATTGCTGGCCGTGGGCTTCTACATTCGGTATCACGTGCCGGAGTCGCCGGTCATGCGGGCCGCAGTCGAGCAGGGCCGGACGGTCTCCCGGCCGCTACTGGAGGCCTTCAGACACCACCCGCGTCAGGTCGCGATCGCACTCGCCGCACCGACCGGCTCGTTCGTCGGGTACTACGTCATCCTCGTGTTCAGCGCGCCGTACGCTGCGAATGTCTCCGAGCACGACGAATCCGCCTTGCTCGCACTACTCACCGTCGGGCAGATCGCGTATCTCTTCGCGGTCGTGGGCTGGGCGTGGTGGTCGGACAAAGTAGGCCGCCGGTTGCCCATGCTGATCGGTTCCGGTGGGCTCATGGTGTGGGGATTCGTGTTCTTCCCGCTGCTCTTGTCCGGGTCGCTGACGGCGACACTGGTTGCCTTTTCCGTGGCGCTTGTCCTCTTGGGCGCCATCTATGGTCCGCTGGCCACCTTCCTTGCCGAACTCTTCGGAACTGAAGTTCGTTTGAGCGGGCTCTCGTTCGGGTTCCAGGTGAGTGGAGCGTGGGCAGGTGGGCTGTCACCGGTGATCGCCACCGCTCTAGTCGGCCATGGCGGTACCTGGTTGCCGGTCGCGTTCATGATTGCGATCGCGGCGGCCACAACAGTAATCGCCGTCTGGTTCAGCAAAGACGGTCGACACAGGGATCTGAGAGATAGCGCCACTGTGAGGAAGTCATGA
- a CDS encoding ABC transporter permease encodes MSLTELVPPRTPVDQAERGRGHRGLRRPNFSSEFLVAGVVVVVVAFLSLVPVIYLLAGTFFPRGSFTLEVFREAYSSSILLDMAKNSLVYSIGATVLATVVGTGLAYLVARTDVPMKGLAYAAALVPMIIPGVLHTIAWIFLGSPQIGAVNKLVEPLLGPGFFNIFSMGGMIFVEGIHMAPLTFLLMFAAFKNMDPALEEAALMSGSKPMAVFLRVTLPLVKPALALSTLILFIRAFASFEVPALLGQSSGIWVFTSRIYFALSGYPADYATAGAYSVLMLAVLAAFTVWQARLNKNAKSYQTISGKGFRPSTVPLRGFRRIAGAGVLVYFVISSLLPVLMLVYSSLLGYYAPPTLSAFGRMGLENYVELFMSPTTVSAFTNSILLAVGSATIVMLLTAVIAWLVVRGRIRGGAVLNGLAMVPIGIPGLILGVAMLFFYLRVPLPIYGTLLILLISYVTVFLPFGLSYATSAMFQISAQLEESAKVSGASWFYLFRRVTLPLLMPGLLAGWTFIVLVAVRELGASLLLYSPGDEVLSVVIWQQWSDGRMGQLSALGVVMIAMLALLVAGARKLGANVGVQSP; translated from the coding sequence ATGTCCCTCACTGAGCTGGTACCACCCCGGACTCCGGTTGATCAAGCCGAGCGCGGTCGTGGCCATCGTGGGCTCAGGCGGCCGAACTTCTCGTCGGAGTTCCTGGTCGCTGGCGTGGTCGTCGTCGTGGTCGCCTTCTTGTCCCTGGTGCCCGTCATCTACTTGCTGGCCGGGACGTTCTTCCCGAGAGGCTCATTCACCCTCGAGGTGTTCCGCGAGGCGTACTCGTCCAGCATCTTGCTCGACATGGCCAAGAACAGCCTTGTCTACTCCATTGGGGCAACTGTGCTGGCTACGGTTGTCGGTACCGGCCTGGCCTATCTCGTCGCTCGTACCGATGTCCCGATGAAGGGCCTGGCGTACGCGGCAGCACTGGTACCGATGATCATCCCCGGCGTGCTGCACACCATCGCTTGGATTTTTCTCGGCAGCCCCCAGATCGGCGCCGTCAACAAGTTGGTCGAACCGCTGCTCGGTCCGGGGTTCTTCAACATCTTCTCGATGGGCGGAATGATCTTCGTCGAGGGCATCCACATGGCCCCGCTCACCTTCCTGCTGATGTTCGCGGCATTCAAGAACATGGACCCTGCACTCGAAGAGGCCGCCCTCATGAGCGGCTCGAAGCCGATGGCGGTGTTCCTCCGTGTCACCCTTCCACTCGTGAAGCCGGCACTCGCGCTGTCGACCCTGATCCTCTTCATCCGGGCGTTCGCCTCGTTCGAAGTTCCTGCGCTACTTGGTCAATCGTCCGGCATCTGGGTATTCACGTCCCGGATCTACTTCGCGCTCAGCGGTTATCCGGCAGACTATGCGACCGCAGGCGCCTACTCGGTGCTCATGCTCGCGGTATTGGCCGCCTTCACGGTATGGCAGGCACGGTTGAACAAGAACGCCAAGTCGTACCAGACCATCAGCGGCAAGGGATTTCGGCCGTCGACGGTCCCGCTGCGGGGCTTCCGGCGTATTGCCGGTGCCGGCGTTCTCGTCTACTTCGTGATCTCGTCGCTGCTCCCGGTTCTGATGCTGGTGTACTCCTCGCTGCTCGGCTACTACGCACCACCGACCCTGTCGGCGTTCGGACGAATGGGACTGGAGAATTACGTCGAACTCTTCATGAGTCCGACGACCGTGTCGGCGTTCACGAATTCAATTCTTCTGGCAGTCGGCTCGGCAACCATCGTCATGTTGCTCACCGCGGTCATCGCCTGGTTGGTGGTGCGTGGTCGGATTCGCGGGGGTGCGGTACTGAACGGTCTGGCCATGGTGCCGATCGGGATCCCAGGGCTGATCCTCGGTGTCGCGATGTTGTTCTTCTACCTCCGAGTGCCGCTGCCCATCTACGGCACCTTGCTGATCCTGCTGATCTCCTACGTCACGGTGTTCCTGCCATTCGGTCTCAGCTATGCCACCAGCGCAATGTTCCAAATCTCCGCACAGCTCGAAGAGTCCGCGAAAGTCTCTGGTGCGTCGTGGTTCTACCTCTTCCGCCGGGTCACGTTGCCCCTGCTGATGCCGGGACTACTCGCAGGATGGACGTTCATCGTTCTCGTTGCCGTCCGCGAGTTGGGTGCTTCCCTGCTGTTGTACTCCCCGGGCGACGAGGTGCTCTCGGTGGTGATCTGGCAGCAATGGAGTGATGGCCGGATGGGACAGCTCTCGGCCCTGGGTGTCGTGATGATCGCGATGCTCGCCCTCCTGGTGGCCGGCGCACGCAAGCTGGGCGCCAACGTCGGGGTGCAGAGTCCATGA
- a CDS encoding serine hydrolase domain-containing protein — MTELQGYCDPRFQRVYDLLASNIESGKEVGAGIFLNIDGEDVIDLWGGWREREHITPWAEDTIVNLFSATKTVTSLAVLMLVDRGEIDLYAPVAEYWPEFAQNGKDKAEVRHLLSHTVGLPAWEPPFSMADAMDIPGSTARLAAQEPWWEPGTRGSYHASTFGHLTSELVRRVTGTSLSAFIAKEITGPLDADFYLGLTDEQVDRVATVYPPDDGPALAPAQATAPPTGDDPLAVERSIAARTKLGSFSGQQRDPLALFNSPDWRRLEFAGSSGHGNARGLGRIMSVLCLDGASRGVQLLKPETIRLIFHEQFHGLDSYYLKPIRWGIGYALAPLMEKERGPLPFLRPSPRTCYWYGSGGALSIADVERRMTLTYTENQCQSGKSSPNGTYYDAIYDSL, encoded by the coding sequence GTGACTGAGCTCCAAGGATACTGCGATCCGCGTTTCCAGCGCGTCTACGACTTGCTGGCAAGCAATATCGAGTCCGGTAAGGAGGTGGGCGCCGGTATCTTCCTCAACATCGACGGCGAAGATGTAATCGATCTCTGGGGCGGTTGGCGCGAGCGGGAACACATCACGCCGTGGGCCGAGGACACCATCGTCAATCTGTTCTCCGCGACCAAGACGGTCACCAGCCTCGCGGTGCTCATGCTTGTCGACCGTGGCGAGATCGACCTGTATGCACCAGTTGCCGAGTATTGGCCGGAGTTCGCCCAGAACGGGAAGGACAAGGCCGAGGTTCGCCACCTGCTCAGCCATACCGTCGGCCTGCCCGCTTGGGAGCCCCCCTTCAGCATGGCCGATGCCATGGACATCCCCGGCTCGACCGCCAGGCTCGCGGCCCAGGAGCCCTGGTGGGAGCCCGGTACCCGCGGTTCCTATCACGCCAGCACGTTCGGACATCTCACAAGCGAGCTGGTACGTCGCGTCACCGGCACGAGTCTCAGCGCGTTCATCGCCAAGGAGATCACCGGGCCACTCGACGCGGATTTCTACCTCGGCCTAACCGACGAACAGGTGGATCGAGTGGCCACCGTCTACCCGCCCGATGACGGTCCGGCTCTTGCGCCCGCACAGGCGACTGCCCCGCCGACTGGGGATGATCCCCTGGCGGTCGAACGCTCGATCGCTGCCCGAACGAAACTCGGATCCTTTTCCGGCCAGCAGCGAGATCCGCTGGCGCTGTTCAACTCTCCCGATTGGCGCCGCCTCGAGTTCGCCGGCAGCTCAGGCCATGGCAATGCTCGTGGTTTGGGACGGATCATGTCGGTGCTCTGTCTGGACGGCGCTTCCAGGGGCGTGCAATTGCTGAAGCCGGAAACAATCCGGCTGATCTTCCACGAGCAGTTCCACGGCCTAGATTCCTACTATTTGAAACCCATCCGCTGGGGCATCGGATACGCGCTCGCTCCATTGATGGAGAAAGAACGCGGACCACTGCCGTTCCTGCGTCCGAGCCCGCGAACCTGCTACTGGTACGGAAGCGGCGGCGCACTCTCCATCGCCGACGTCGAGCGGCGAATGACGCTGACATACACCGAGAATCAGTGCCAGTCGGGCAAGAGTTCCCCCAACGGCACCTACTATGACGCCATCTACGACAGTCTCTGA
- a CDS encoding CaiB/BaiF CoA transferase family protein codes for MKNNPGPLSGIRVLDAATFLAAPYAASKLSEYGAEVIKVEHPVGDHMREIGPFRGDVSLWWKVIARNRQSVTLDLSKEEGRSVFKELASKCDVVIMNYRPDALKKWGLTFEDLVKCREDIIYFHLTAYGAGPYHQRPGFARVAEAFAGLTNRTGFPDGPPVQSGYAMLGDGIAGIYGAFALMLALRQRDLTGEPQSIDLGIYEPVLAMMEDMIINYDETGARMSRLGNSSPRWSPHGLFPTKDGLFAVLACSTEKLWQQLRELMGDNALKIYDNDSNKRVAERAELEGRVAAWTMTYDLADLIQVCGEAGLAIGPIYSAAEIVEDPHIIARKSIISVDEPETGKPLRMAAPAGRFSGFEGTVRHVGPLLGEHTDAVLSELLTYSPERIEALRQQRVIK; via the coding sequence TTGAAGAACAATCCTGGCCCACTTTCGGGCATCCGCGTGCTGGACGCCGCGACGTTCCTGGCCGCGCCCTATGCGGCGTCGAAGCTGTCGGAGTACGGCGCCGAAGTGATCAAGGTCGAACATCCAGTCGGCGACCACATGCGCGAGATTGGCCCCTTCCGCGGCGACGTCTCATTGTGGTGGAAGGTGATCGCCCGTAATCGTCAAAGCGTCACGCTCGATCTGAGCAAGGAGGAAGGCCGCAGCGTCTTCAAAGAGCTCGCCAGCAAATGCGACGTGGTGATCATGAACTATCGCCCCGACGCACTGAAGAAGTGGGGACTGACGTTCGAGGATCTCGTGAAATGCCGCGAGGACATCATCTATTTCCACCTCACCGCGTACGGCGCCGGCCCCTATCACCAGCGGCCGGGTTTTGCCCGTGTCGCTGAGGCATTCGCTGGCCTCACCAACAGGACCGGATTCCCCGACGGACCACCGGTGCAGTCGGGCTACGCCATGCTCGGCGACGGCATCGCCGGAATCTACGGCGCTTTCGCGCTGATGTTGGCGCTGCGGCAGCGCGACCTGACGGGCGAGCCACAGTCGATCGACCTCGGAATCTACGAGCCGGTACTCGCGATGATGGAAGACATGATCATCAACTACGACGAGACGGGTGCGCGAATGTCGCGGCTGGGAAATTCCAGCCCGCGTTGGTCGCCGCACGGACTGTTTCCGACCAAAGACGGCTTGTTCGCCGTGCTCGCCTGCTCTACCGAAAAGTTGTGGCAACAACTGCGAGAACTCATGGGCGACAACGCGTTGAAGATCTACGATAACGACTCCAACAAGCGGGTCGCAGAACGTGCGGAACTCGAAGGTCGGGTCGCTGCGTGGACCATGACATACGACCTCGCCGACCTCATCCAGGTCTGCGGCGAGGCCGGCCTCGCGATCGGCCCGATTTACTCAGCCGCCGAGATCGTCGAGGACCCGCACATCATCGCGCGCAAATCGATCATCTCTGTGGACGAGCCGGAAACCGGCAAGCCCTTGCGGATGGCGGCACCGGCCGGCCGCTTCTCGGGGTTCGAAGGAACCGTTCGTCATGTCGGTCCGCTACTCGGCGAGCACACCGATGCTGTTCTCAGCGAGCTGTTGACCTACTCCCCCGAGCGGATCGAGGCGCTGCGGCAACAACGCGTCATCAAATGA